CCACATCGTCTTAGATGACCACCACACCGTCTTAGATAATCACCGGAATTAACTAGAGCGACTTATTAATTACTTTGTTTTTTATAAATCTTTTTATTAAACACCCACAATATTTTTAATCATATAGTTGAATCCATTTAATATTTATAAAAATCTATTGGTGTCTTTTAAACATTTATTGCCATTTTGCCAGAATATCTTAATTCTTCTGAAATTTCTTATAGACAATTCATTTGACTCCCCAAATTTTCCAACATCTCCAGGGAGAAACACCTCCGTTAAAACCAGGCGCTACCCCAGGTAAAGGTAATCGTAGTGAATAAATGGTTTGTCGTATTTAGCGCCCATTTCCCGTTCCACAATTTTGGAGGAGAAGCCCGCTTTCCCCAATCCCAGCAACTTTCCACCGGCATCTTTCACCCGCACGATGTCGCCGGTTTTAAACTGCCCCTGCACCCCGGTAATTCCGATAGTGAGCAAGCTGGTTGCCCGGTGGGAAAGCAACGCATCGCGGGCGCCGTCATTCACAAACACTTCGCCGCGGGCAAAATCGTCTGAGTGTGCCAGCCACTTCTTCACTGTATTCGATTTCCGTTTTTCCGGTTCGAACCAGGTATGTGGTATATCCGAGTTCGGATCCATCAAATCAGTCAGAATATTCAAATGAACACCGTTCGCAATATGAACGGCTACGCCCTGCCCTGCCAACTTCGAGGCGATAGAACTTTTGGTTAACATGCCTCCCCGGCCGAAATTCGACTTCTGAGTAGAAATTAATTCTTCAGAAACCGTTTCGCCAACAGCAATATGCCGAATCAATTCACTGTCCGGTTCGCCCGGGTTTCCACGGTATACTCCATCCACATTGGTCAGCAAAAACAGCGCCTCCACATCCATCATGGAAGCAATGAGGCCGGAAAGTTCGTCGTTATCGGTAAACATCAATTCCGTAACCGAAATGGCATCGTTCTCATTGATAACCGGCACGACGCCACTTTCGAGCAACGTGTTGATGCAATTACGCATGTTCAGGTAATGTTGCCGGTCGCTGAAGTTCTCCTTGGTGGTTAAAACCTGGGCACACGTCAGTCCGTGCTCCCTGAACAGGTCGGCATACCGGTTGATGAGCTTTACCTGCCCTACGGCGGACCACAACTGCCTCCTTGAAACCGTATCGTGCTTTTTCTGGGGCTCCACCTCAGCCCGACCTGCAGCTACCGCACCCGATGAAACGAGAATCACCCTGACACCTTTTTTCTGCAACGCAGCAATCTGATCGACAAAGTGCGCCATACGCGCAACATTCAGCATACCGTCTTCGCGGGTAAGCAGATTGCTTCCAATTTTCACCACAATGCTGGAGTAGCGGTTTGCCATGAGATAAATGCCTTTTTTCCTGAAAAGTAAATTTCAGGCGAATGGGGGTTTTACATTTCCGGAGACGGATACTTAACCGTTGTTAATTTTATTGTATGATACCAGTAATCCCTGAATTAAAGCCGACGAAAATCCCTGATGTTCCATCGCGTTCAATCCTGAGATGGTAATTCCTTTCGGTGTGGTTACCTTGTCGATTTCCCTTTCGGGATGATGACCAGTTTGCAGAATGAGTTCGGTAGCACCCTTCACCGTCTGAGCAACAATTTCCTGCGCTACTTCTGCGCCAAAGCCAATCTCAATCCCACCTTGCGTAGCCGCACGAATGAATCGAAGAGCAAACGCAATCCCACAGGCTCCCAAGACAGTAGCGGCTGCCATCAGCTCTTCATTGATGTAGATAACTTTTCCAAGCGTTTCGAAAAGCTCCTGAATCACCTCTTTTTGCTCGTCATTGCAATCGGGTGCCGAAATACAGGTCATCGACTCCTGCAGTGCAATGGCTGTGTTTGGCATCACCCGGAATGGAATAACATTGTCTGGCAACCACGATTTCAAGCTCTCAATGCTCACACCCGTCATCAGTGAAGCCACCATCTGCCCGGTAACAAGCGCGCTACTAATTCCCTGAAGGACACCTTCGGCCTGGTAAGGTTTCACCGCCACAATAACCAAATCGGCTCCTTTCACCGCAGCGGCGTTGTCTGCAGTAACACGAACACCTTGCTTTGCCAGGTCGTCGAGCAAATGCGGTCGCCGACGGGTAATCACCAGTTGCTTCGCAGGTAAACCGGCTTTCAAAAAGCCCTCGGCCATGGCCCGTCCCAGGTTTCCTCCTCCAATGATGCAAATATTCAGGTTCTTCATAGCTTTTCTCATTTTTGTCCTATTCTGCGTTACCACAAACCTAAAGCAGAACACAAATAAGACAATCAATTTAATACATTTTGCCGGTATTTTTAACCAATTATTAACCCAATACCCTTTTCAGCGATAATAAAAACCGCTCGGCTTGTTCACGGGTAACAGCTAAAGGTGGCAACAAACGGATGGTGTGAGTTCCGGTTACACCGGTAAATATCTTTTCTTCGAAGAGCAGCTTCTTTCGGATTTCTGCAATAGGCTCATCGAACTCCAATCCGAGCATCAGACCGCGGCCACGGACTTCCTTGATTTTGTCAATGCCAGTCAGCGACGCCATCAGGTAGTTGCCTACAACTTCAGCGTTTTCGATTAACTGCTCATTCTGCATAATGTCTAACACAGCAATGCTGGCAGCACAGGCAAGATAATTGCCACCAAAAGTTGTTCCCAGCATTCCTTTGCGGGCTTCAAACTCCGGACTAATCAAAACGCCTCCTACCGGGAAACCGTTTCCCATTCCTTTCGCTATGGTGATGAGATCGGGCTTCACATTGGCATATTGATGCGCAAAGAATTTTCCGCTTCGCCCGTAACCCGATTGGATTTCATCCAGAATCAGGACAGTTCCGTACCGATGACAAAGTTTTCCGGCTTCTTCCAGGAAAGAAGGTTCCGGCACACGGCAACCCCCAATGCCCTGAATGCCTTCCACTATGACCGCCGCCACATCGCCTTCCATTAGTTCGCTTTCTAAGGCTTCTACATCATTCAATGGAAGAAAAGTCCGCTCCACGGTATCGTTCAAAGGTGACACAATGGAAGGGTTATCGGTTACAGCTACGGCTGCAGAAGTACGGCCATGAAACGACTTCTCGAAAGAAACAATGCGGGCTCTTTCTGTATGAAAGGAAGCCAGCTTCAATGCATTTTCGTTGGCTTCGGCACCCGAGTTGCACAGGAAAAGAGAATAATCTTCGTAACCGGAAAGTGCTCCCAGCTTATGAGCGAGTTCGCGCTGTAATGGATTCTGGACTGAGTTGGAATAGAATCCCATTTTCTTCAGCTGTTCGCTCAACATTTGAACATAATAAGGATGCGAATGCCCAACAGAAATCACGGCGTGTCCGCCGTATAAATCGAGGTATTCGACGCCATTTTTATCGGTGATGGTACACCCTTTGGCCGCCACCGGTTCTACATCGAACAGCGGATATACATCGAAAAGTTCCATGTTTTTTCGAATTTATTTTTGGGATTAAAATGCGACCGGCTTCAGGTTGAGCCCGGCGGTTTCCTTCAATCCGAACATCAGGTTCATGTTCTGTACAGCCTGCCCTGACGCACCTTTCAAAAGGTTATCGGTGCAGGAGAGAATAAGCAGTTTGCCATCATGTTTTTCCAGGTAAAGCAGTGCTTTATTGGTATTCACCACCTGCTTCAGGTCCGGATTTTCCGGTGACAAATGCACAAACGGATGCCCTTCGTAATAGCGCTGATACAGTTCGCGGGCTTCTTCCACTGTTCCTTCGAAATCGGTGTAAACCGAAGCAAAAATACCGCGCGCATGATTTCCCCTTACGGGAATGAAATTCAACGGTTGCTCAAACTGCCCTTGCAGCTGTGCTAAGCTTTGACGGATTTCTCCCAGATGCTGGTGCTGAAAAGCTTTGTACACCGACACATTGCTGTTGCGCCAGCTAAAATGCGAAGTCCCGGAAGGAGACTGACCCGCCCCGGTTGAGCCTGTAATGGCATGTACATGCACTTCGTTTGTGAGCAAACCAGCTGCCGCCAATGGCAGCAAAGTCAACTGAATACCGGTAGCAAAACATCCTGGATTGGCAATGCGTTTCGCGGTGCGAATCTCTTCGCGGTTCAATTCGGGTAAACCGTATACGAAATCGTTTCCTTCCCGCTTTAAGCGGAAATCATGACTCAGATCGATAATTTTTACACGCTGCGGAACGTCGTTCTTTTCAAGATATTCGGCTGACTTTCCATGTCCCATACAGAGAAATATCACGTCAACAGCATCAAAGTCAATATCAGAAAACACCAAATCGGTCTCCCCGATTAAATCTTTGTGCACCGAAGTAACCGGTTGCCCGTCGTTGCTGGAACTTTGTATACAGGAAACATCGGCAGCCGGATGATTTAACAGGATGCGCAAAAGCTCACCCGCCGTATAACCCGCACCGCCAACGATCCCCGTGCTTACTGTAGCCATTGAATGTGTTTATTTCTTGTTGACTGAATAGAAAATCTTCAACTGGTTGCCCAGAATTTTGGTAAATCCTTTGGCATCATCTGCAGTCCAGCCCTTATTCATCTCGCCGTATTCACCGAATTCCGACTTCATCAAATCGTGCTCCGATTCAATTCCTACTAACTGGAAGGTGTACGGACGCAGTTTGACAATCACCTTTCCGGTAACATTCTCTTGTGTACTTTCCAGGAATTTTTCGATATCGCGCATCACCGGCTCGAGGTACATCGCTTCGTGAAGAAACATTCCATACCAGTTGCCCAACTGATCTTTCCAGTACTGCTGCCATTTGGTCAGCGTATGTTTTTCCAGCATCTGGTGTGCTTTGATAATAAGCATCGGAGCAGCTGCTTCGAATCCTACCCGGCCTTTGATACCGATGATGGTATCGCCGATGTGCATGTCGCGGCCAACAGCCCATACAGAACCAATTTCTTCCACCTGACGGATAGCATCGATGGTGCTGAAATGCTTGTTGCCATTCACCCCTTTCAACTGACCTTTCACAAAATCGAGGGTCAATGTCTCCTCACCTTCCTTCTTCAGCTGGCTTGGATACGCCTCTTCCGGTAATGTCTGATTACTGGTCAGCGTCTCCTTACCTCCGATACTGGTTCCCCAGAGTCCGGCATTAATGGAGTAAGCCATCTTCGTATAATCGGCCTGTACACCGTGATCTTTCAGGTAGTTGATCTCAAACTCACGGGTCAGCTCCATGTCACGCGTAGGCGTAATAATTTCGATTTCCGGTGCCAAAACCTGAAAAGCCAAATCAAAACGAATCTGGTCGTTTCCGGCACCGGTACTACCGTGAGCCACATATTTGGCGCCAATTTTTTTCGCATACTCAATGATGGCGATGGCTTGAAAAATACGCTCCGAACTGACAGAAATGGGATAGGTATTATTTCGCAATACATTACCATACACCATGTATTTAATACCTTTCTGGTAATACTCTTCCGTTACGTCGAGGGTTTTGTGACTCTTCACTCCCAGCGCGTACGCACGTTTTTCAATATCGGTCAGTTCTTCAGGAGAAAATCCTCCTGTATTGGCTATCGCCGTATGAACTTCCAAGTCCTTTTCTTTCGACAGATAGATGGCACAATACGATGTATCCAAACCTCCGCTAAATGCCAGAACTACTTTTTCACTCATAACTGTTTATGCTTTTTTCCGTTAACCGGATAAGATGATTACTCTGTTTTTTTTCCGTTTTTGTTTTCGGCCAGTGCCTGTTTTTCCGCTTTCCGTTTATCGACCCATTCGCGAAATACCTGAAACGGAGTTTTTCCTTTTTTCCCGTTGCCATTTTTCCAGGCCGGATCGTAAAGCATTCCAGTACACAGGCATTTGCTCCGACCAGTTCGCTGCAGAATGTCGTAGTTCACACAGCTTTGACAGCCTTTCCAGAATTGCTCATCATCGGTCAATTCCGAGAAAGTGACAGGCTTGTACCCCAAATCGGAGTTGATTTTCATCACCGCTAATCCGGTCGTCAGACCGAAGATTTTAGCTTCGGGGAATTTGCTGCGTGACAGTTCGAACGCGCGCTGCTTGATGCGGCGGGCCAAACCATGGCCACGATATTCTCGGGGAACAATCAGTCCCGAGTTGGCTACAAACTTGTTAGTGCCAAATGTTTCGATGTAACAAAAGCCAGCAAACTTATCGCCGTCGATGGCAATAATGGCTTTGCCTTCTTTTATTTTCGATTCAATGTATTCATGCGTACGGCGCGCAATACCTGTACCGCGCTCCTTCGAAGCCAGGTCGATGGCATCGTTCACCTCGTCCACATACTTGATGTGTTCCTCTCCGGCCACTACGACCTTGATGGCAGCTTTTTCGTCTTTGTTATTCTTCTTTAACGGAAACATGTTTTCCTTTATTAATCAATTTTACCTTCCAGTTTGGGCATGGTCATGATTAACGCGTTGATGACATCATTACGGCCAACTCCCTCTCTGACAATGAGCAGAATGGTATCGTCACCTGCCACTGTTCCTAATATTTCAAATAAATTTGCTTTGTCAATTACCGATGCAATGCTGCTGGCATACCCCGGAAGCGTTGTCACAACCCCCAGATTTCCTGAAAATTCTACTTTTAAAAAACCGTCGGCCAAAAAGTTGGCATGCGAAATATCCGGCACAGACTCATCAGTATTCGCCAGATTTTCACGCAAACGGTATATATATCCATGTTGTGAATCGCTGATTTTCATCACTTGAAGCGATTTCAAATCTCGCGAAAGCGTCGCCTGCGTCACCTCGTATCCCTCTTTATTCAACAGATTCAGCAGCTCATCCTGGCTGCTGATTCGGTCACCTGAGATAATTTTTTTGATGGCCAACAAGCGTTGTGTCCGATTCTTCATTATGAATATTTATTTATACTGATTGCAATTTTATGCATTAAAATCGAATAATTATGCATTTAAATGTAAAATTATTCATAATTTTGACCCATTCTCAAAAGCGAGGTGAATAATTATTAATTATTTTACATTGAAATTTTGGACATCAAGCAGGAAATAACCTATTTTTGTGCCGTGCAACATGTCTTTAGAATATTAGACAGACACGCTGAGAAATGCGTTTTTGCTGCCGAGTACAAGGCAGTGGGAACGCATTTTTTTTGTCCACACGTTTCGAAAAATCATATAAAATCAGCAATAAAATCAACCGGAAATGCAAAACGTGCAGAAAGCAAAATTGATTCTTGAGGACGGGACCGTATTCGAAGGGAAATCTTTCGGATACGAGAAGTCGATAGCCGGAGAAGTGGTGTTTTACACGGCAATGACGGGTTACCCCGAAAGCCTCACCGATCCTTCCTACACCGGGCAAATCCTGGTATCGACTTACCCGATGATTGGTAATTACGGTGTTCCCAACGACGTGGAAGAAAATGGTATTTTCAGGTACTTTGAGTCGGACAAAATTCATGTGAGCGCACTCATTATATCTGATTATTCAT
This Prolixibacter sp. NT017 DNA region includes the following protein-coding sequences:
- a CDS encoding GNAT family N-acetyltransferase; amino-acid sequence: MFPLKKNNKDEKAAIKVVVAGEEHIKYVDEVNDAIDLASKERGTGIARRTHEYIESKIKEGKAIIAIDGDKFAGFCYIETFGTNKFVANSGLIVPREYRGHGLARRIKQRAFELSRSKFPEAKIFGLTTGLAVMKINSDLGYKPVTFSELTDDEQFWKGCQSCVNYDILQRTGRSKCLCTGMLYDPAWKNGNGKKGKTPFQVFREWVDKRKAEKQALAENKNGKKTE
- the proC gene encoding pyrroline-5-carboxylate reductase, with amino-acid sequence MKNLNICIIGGGNLGRAMAEGFLKAGLPAKQLVITRRRPHLLDDLAKQGVRVTADNAAAVKGADLVIVAVKPYQAEGVLQGISSALVTGQMVASLMTGVSIESLKSWLPDNVIPFRVMPNTAIALQESMTCISAPDCNDEQKEVIQELFETLGKVIYINEELMAAATVLGACGIAFALRFIRAATQGGIEIGFGAEVAQEIVAQTVKGATELILQTGHHPEREIDKVTTPKGITISGLNAMEHQGFSSALIQGLLVSYNKINNG
- the argC gene encoding N-acetyl-gamma-glutamyl-phosphate reductase: MATVSTGIVGGAGYTAGELLRILLNHPAADVSCIQSSSNDGQPVTSVHKDLIGETDLVFSDIDFDAVDVIFLCMGHGKSAEYLEKNDVPQRVKIIDLSHDFRLKREGNDFVYGLPELNREEIRTAKRIANPGCFATGIQLTLLPLAAAGLLTNEVHVHAITGSTGAGQSPSGTSHFSWRNSNVSVYKAFQHQHLGEIRQSLAQLQGQFEQPLNFIPVRGNHARGIFASVYTDFEGTVEEARELYQRYYEGHPFVHLSPENPDLKQVVNTNKALLYLEKHDGKLLILSCTDNLLKGASGQAVQNMNLMFGLKETAGLNLKPVAF
- a CDS encoding arginine repressor, translating into MKNRTQRLLAIKKIISGDRISSQDELLNLLNKEGYEVTQATLSRDLKSLQVMKISDSQHGYIYRLRENLANTDESVPDISHANFLADGFLKVEFSGNLGVVTTLPGYASSIASVIDKANLFEILGTVAGDDTILLIVREGVGRNDVINALIMTMPKLEGKID
- a CDS encoding argininosuccinate synthase; the protein is MSEKVVLAFSGGLDTSYCAIYLSKEKDLEVHTAIANTGGFSPEELTDIEKRAYALGVKSHKTLDVTEEYYQKGIKYMVYGNVLRNNTYPISVSSERIFQAIAIIEYAKKIGAKYVAHGSTGAGNDQIRFDLAFQVLAPEIEIITPTRDMELTREFEINYLKDHGVQADYTKMAYSINAGLWGTSIGGKETLTSNQTLPEEAYPSQLKKEGEETLTLDFVKGQLKGVNGNKHFSTIDAIRQVEEIGSVWAVGRDMHIGDTIIGIKGRVGFEAAAPMLIIKAHQMLEKHTLTKWQQYWKDQLGNWYGMFLHEAMYLEPVMRDIEKFLESTQENVTGKVIVKLRPYTFQLVGIESEHDLMKSEFGEYGEMNKGWTADDAKGFTKILGNQLKIFYSVNKK
- a CDS encoding aspartate aminotransferase family protein, with the translated sequence MELFDVYPLFDVEPVAAKGCTITDKNGVEYLDLYGGHAVISVGHSHPYYVQMLSEQLKKMGFYSNSVQNPLQRELAHKLGALSGYEDYSLFLCNSGAEANENALKLASFHTERARIVSFEKSFHGRTSAAVAVTDNPSIVSPLNDTVERTFLPLNDVEALESELMEGDVAAVIVEGIQGIGGCRVPEPSFLEEAGKLCHRYGTVLILDEIQSGYGRSGKFFAHQYANVKPDLITIAKGMGNGFPVGGVLISPEFEARKGMLGTTFGGNYLACAASIAVLDIMQNEQLIENAEVVGNYLMASLTGIDKIKEVRGRGLMLGLEFDEPIAEIRKKLLFEEKIFTGVTGTHTIRLLPPLAVTREQAERFLLSLKRVLG
- the proB gene encoding glutamate 5-kinase — encoded protein: MANRYSSIVVKIGSNLLTREDGMLNVARMAHFVDQIAALQKKGVRVILVSSGAVAAGRAEVEPQKKHDTVSRRQLWSAVGQVKLINRYADLFREHGLTCAQVLTTKENFSDRQHYLNMRNCINTLLESGVVPVINENDAISVTELMFTDNDELSGLIASMMDVEALFLLTNVDGVYRGNPGEPDSELIRHIAVGETVSEELISTQKSNFGRGGMLTKSSIASKLAGQGVAVHIANGVHLNILTDLMDPNSDIPHTWFEPEKRKSNTVKKWLAHSDDFARGEVFVNDGARDALLSHRATSLLTIGITGVQGQFKTGDIVRVKDAGGKLLGLGKAGFSSKIVEREMGAKYDKPFIHYDYLYLG